Genomic segment of Oceanibaculum nanhaiense:
CGGTGGCGGTGACCGTATAGGCGGGACCGGTGCCGTTCTCAGCGAAACCGCTGCCTTCGCCAGACGTCACGGTCGGCGCGTCGTTCACGGCAGTGATATTGATCGTAACCGTATCGGCCGTGCCGTCTATTGTTCCGTCATTGGGCGTAATTGTGAGCGTGGCGGACGCGGTAGCGTTCGATGCCGGTGTATAGACGATCTTGGATGTATCGTTGAGATAGGTATTCAGGTTCGCCGCCGACCCCTGAAGGGTCATTGATCCGCTACCGGAACTCGAAATCGTGACTCCGGCGGTGGTCCCGTTGCCATCCGTCGCCGCGATGGTGCCCGCGTCAACCGCAAGCGTTAGTGTTATGGTATCGTCCTCTGCATCCGACACATTATATGCAGATAGATCAATCGCTGTGGCCGTGTCCTCGTTGATTGTCGCATCATCTGGCGTGCCGCCCAGCGCAGGCTGGGTATTGCTGACGATTGCCTTAACGTCACTGACAACGAAATTATTGATCCCGAAGCCAGCATTGCTGCCGGAATTGGTCGTTGAGATCATAACCGATTTGATGTCATTGAGCGATGTCGATGAAAGCCCGGAGAAAACGGTGAAATCCGAAATCGTCTGTGCCGATCCAGTTGTCGCTGCAAGCGTTCCGGAAACGGTCGAATCATCCGCAAGGGTTATATCTAGGGTAATCGTGTCATCGTAATCGGTGTAATAGTCAAAAGCAGTAAGATCGAAGCTATGCCCGGCCTCTAATGAAATCGTTGTTTTGGTTTCGTTTATAATGTCATCATAACCAATCATGTATCCTGCGTTATTGAAAAATGCAGGCGTGTCTCCTCCAGAATCCGAAGACCCTGCTGTGAATGTAATATTTTTCCCGTCGACCGTTTTGACGAATGTGCCATCAGGGTCATTTAGTGTCCCGTCCTCAGAGCCGTCCAAAATTGTAATGGTTTCAAGAGTGTGCGCGTAATCCCCAGGCATCAGACTGCTGGCGGTCATATCGCCCGTATTGCGCTCCAGTTCCCAGTCACCGCCAAGGGCCGCAGCTCCCGTCAAATCGTCGGAAGCGGCAACATCCGCCCCGGTAAGCTCGGCGAGGCGGTCGATGAACGCCTGCCCGTCACTGCCTGCGCCGGTATTGCAGCCATAGAGCAGCAGGTCGCCGCCCGGCGCGAGCGCGGCTGAGAGTGCGGCGAGAGCCTCGGCATGGGCGTCGAGCGTATCCAGGCTGAGGATATCTGTCCCCAGCTTCACCATGCCGGCATTGCCATGCGAGAGAATGTGGATCGCCTCCACACCCGCCCGTCCGGCCAGCATGTCCGCGAGTTGCGTAAAGCCGTTGCCCGCGCCGTCGATCAGCAGAATCTCCGCACCGGACGGGAGTCCCTCCAGCAATGTCTGGTAGTCCTGGACGGAGGTATCGACCACGACAAGCGCACCGCTGGTTGCCCCGCCTGCGGCTTCGCCCGAAGACAAGGGGGTGCCCAGCACCGTTTTGTCGGTGTTCGCGATCATGACAATTCATCCTTCCAGGATTCGAAACCAAAGAGCGGTTGTGACGCGCACAAGAAACACGTCAAAACTTAACTTTTCGTAAAGCCACTACACTTGGCGTAGCAGTAAGGCAATCACCAGGAAGCCATTGTCAGAATTGGTCTTTTTTGAAGTGGTACCGAGGTAGGAGGCGTTTGTTCTTCTGGCTATTCTGGCTGGCTATTCTACTTATGCGGGTGCCAGCAAGCCGGCGAAGGCTACCCGCGCCGACAGGGGCCTCCGAGGCGGCAACTGGCGGCGTTTTGCCGGACAGCCGGGCACGCGCGCAACCACCGCACGGAACCATTTCTGTCCTCATTTCTGGGGGAGGATTTCAGGGACGGTCAGTCTCAACCGTCTCAATTCTCTCAAGGAGTCGAAAGAATCCGTCAGGAATCGATAAACACGACGCCCTTGCCGAAGATTGCCCGGATCGGCAGCCGGAAATGCTGGTCGCGCGCCTTCTTGCGCAGCCGGCTGAGGATGACATCGACCCGGTGGGTTTCCGGATGCTCGTCATATTCAAACAGCTGGTCGTGCAGGATCTCCTTCGCATAGACCTGGCTGGGGTTGCGGTAGAGGATCTGCAGCAGGGAAAATTC
This window contains:
- a CDS encoding helix-turn-helix domain-containing protein, which produces EFSLLQILYRNPSQVYAKEILHDQLFEYDEHPETHRVDVILSRLRKKARDQHFRLPIRAIFGKGVVFIDS
- a CDS encoding DUF4347 domain-containing protein, coding for MIANTDKTVLGTPLSSGEAAGGATSGALVVVDTSVQDYQTLLEGLPSGAEILLIDGAGNGFTQLADMLAGRAGVEAIHILSHGNAGMVKLGTDILSLDTLDAHAEALAALSAALAPGGDLLLYGCNTGAGSDGQAFIDRLAELTGADVAASDDLTGAAALGGDWELERNTGDMTASSLMPGDYAHTLETITILDGSEDGTLNDPDGTFVKTVDGKNITFTAGSSDSGGDTPAFFNNAGYMIGYDDIINETKTTISLEAGHSFDLTAFDYYTDYDDTITLDITLADDSTVSGTLAATTGSAQTISDFTVFSGLSSTSLNDIKSVMISTTNSGSNAGFGINNFVVSDVKAIVSNTQPALGGTPDDATINEDTATAIDLSAYNVSDAEDDTITLTLAVDAGTIAATDGNGTTAGVTISSSGSGSMTLQGSAANLNTYLNDTSKIVYTPASNATASATLTITPNDGTIDGTADTVTINITAVNDAPTVTSGEGSGFAENGTGPAYTVTATDPENDTLTFAISGGADAALFDIDASTGAVTFKTPPDYENPADSGGDNSYYIEVTASDGKATSPAKLVAIPVTDVTVATPVFTSGTTAIFAENGTDTVYTATASVSEGVGTPTFSITGGADQALFDIDGSTGAVTFKSAPDFESAKDAGSNNVYDVTVTATVGAQTVDQAITITVTNVNEAPEVTNKTTTATVAENGTGTVYTVTGSDPDAGDTPTFTISGGADANLFSIDKSTGAVTFKTAPDFENPSDNGKNNVYDIEVTASDGTLTSSSKAVAITVTDANDAPTLATNKGASVQTSQTVTITTAMLNEGDQDDDGADLTYALLYGDPTGGDLLLAGVTLAEGDSFTQQDIDDGKLTFKAGSGAGSFGFDFYLRDNDNASLANQEFTITVTTPAPETPTPTTPPVVVTPTTPTTPGSGENTQAET